The Amycolatopsis umgeniensis DNA segment GTAGAAGGCCTCGAAATTCGCCTCGAACAGTGGCGGTTCCGGCGCGCGATGGCGGGCCATCGTCCTCATCACGTCCTTTCGCCACGGCTTCCGGCAATTCCTCGGCCCCGGCGCCCAGCGCTTCGAGCTGTTCGGTCACAACTCGGCGGTGAGCAGCCGCAGGCCCTGGTCGAAGAGCCCGGCGAAATCCATTCCCGTCAAGTGATCCTGGCCTTCGGCGAGATACGGATAGTCGCCGTGCCGGATCGCCTGGCGCAGGCCGTCGATCTCGACGGGCAGCTCAGAACCGGGCTGGACGGTCGCCTGCTCCTCGAGAACATGGCCCGTCGTGAAGTGAATGATCAGGAGTGCGGTTCTCATCGCCGCCGAGGCTTCGAGACCGGCCTCGCGTAAGGCGCCGTTGAGGGCTTCGGCCAGTCCCAGCGTGTTGGGACCGGTGGCGTGCGTGCCCGCGTACACCCGCGCTCCGTCGCGATGGGACAAGAGCGCGGCACGCAGACTTTTGGCCAGGGCCCAAACCCGTTCACGCGGCTGGGCCGCCCCCTCGGCCGCGTCGCGGCAGCCGTTCAGCATCGCCTCGGCCATCGCGGTCAGCAGGTCCCGTTTGGTCGGGAAGTAGCCGTACAACGTGCCCACCTGGACTCCGACCGCGGTGGCCAGTTTGCGCATGGTGAGTGCGTCGAGACCCGCTTCGTCGAGCAGGCGGAGCGCGGCGGCCGTGACGTGGGCCCGGTCCGCCGCCGGTGGCCGTCCTCGGGTGCGGGGCTGATGCGCGGTCATGTCCGGGTGAGCCTAGCAACAGGTTTGACGGTTTCGCGCATCGTCTGGATACTGGCGGAAGATTAAATGAACGTTGTTCAGAAATAATGGAGGTCGTCATGGACACCGACGTGGTGATCAGCGGGGCAGGCCCGACAGGTCTGCTGCTGGGTACCGAACTGGCGCTGGCCGGAGTGCGAGTGCGGATACTCGAGCGACAGAAGAAGCGGCATGACCAGTCCCGCGCTCTCACGTTGCATCCCCGCAGCGTCGAGATTCTCGACCTGCGAGGCATCGCCGATCGCTTCCTTGCCTTGGGCCACACTGTCCCGAGCTGGCATTTCGCGGGACTTTCGCGGCGGCTGGACTTCTCCGCCCTGGACACCCGGCACGGCTACACGCTGTTTCTTGAGCAGGCCCGCACCGAAAGGCTGCTGGAAGAACGAGCGCGGGAACTCGGCATCGAAATCTCCTACGGGCACGAAGTCGTGTCCCTGACCCAGGACGGCGATGGGGTCGACGTCACCGGCGTCGGACCCGATGGGGATTTCGCCCTCCGCGCGGCCTACCTCGTGGGCTGCGACGGCGGCCGGAGCCCGGTTCGGGAGTCCGCCGGTATCGGCTTTCCGGGATCGGACGGCACGATGAGCGCGATGCTCGGCGACTTCGCGGTCACCGACAAGGAGGCGATCGCGGCGGCGGGGCAGGTCTCCCTCCTGATCGTGCCGCTGACAAGCGGGCTGACCCGGTTCGTTCTCACCGATCCGAAGCGGATGCGTGTCCCCGCGACGGAACCGGTGACCTTCGAGGAGTTCCGCGAGGCACTGGTGGACGTGGCGGGCACGTCCTTCGGGATCGCGGAGCCACACTGGCTTTCGCGCTTCGGAAACGCCACACGGCTGGCGGAGACCTACCGTGCCGGGCGGGTCTTTCTCGCCGGCGATGCCGCGCACATCCACTTCCCCGCCGCGGGGCAGGGCCTCAACACCGGGCTCCAGGACGCGATGAACCTGGGCTGGAAACTCGCGGCCGACCTCAACGGCTGGGCGCCACCGGGCCTGCTCGACACCTACCACGGGGAGCGGTTTCCCGTGGGAGAACTGGTCACCGACAACACGCAGGTCCAGACGCTGCTACTCGAACTCACCCTGGTACCCGACTACCAGCGCCCGGTGACCGCACTTCGTGAGCTGCTGGATTCCCTTCTCGAGATCCCCGAGGTCAACACCCGGCTCGCCGGTCTCGTGTCGGCGCTGGCGACGTCCTATCCCTCGCCGGGCGCCGATCCCCTCGTCGGCACCCGCATGCCCGACCTGTCGCTCGCCTCGGCGGATCGGCGAGTCTCGGAACTGATGCACAGCGGCAAATTCGGCTACGTCGACTTCACCGGGGACGGCGCCGCACAAGTCGCCGACGGCTGGGAAGACCGGGTCACCGTGGCGACCGGCGGCGATCGATCCTGGGCCGAAGACGTCAGCGAAGTCCTCGTGCGTCCGGACGGCCACATCGCGTGGGTCCGCCGCGAGAACGACCCGCCGGACGCCGCGGTCCGAGAGGCCCGGATTTCCGCTTGGGCAGGCACTCCCGAGCGGGCGGCGATGAAGGTACGTCCGCGCGAAGCGGCCTTGTAGTCCTTTGGATCGACACGACCGTGCGTCGAAAGCGTGACAGTCGGTCGGCCCAATCGGACCGAGCCGGACACACGGTTGGTGACCGGTTTCCTCCGAACTTCCTGGAAAGGACGAGAGACGAACGAGCAGCGGAATCTCTTGTCCCTCAAACGAGTTCGATCCGCACACGAAGGATCACCTCGCCGTCTCGGTTGGCGAGCGCGGTATGTGGTCGAACTGCTACGAAGTGACCAGGACAAGATCATTCCAACGTCGGACGAAGCCCGCTGCGAGCGATGGCACGCTCGACTGCATGATCCACCGGACGTCGGCCGTCGCTGCCGCGCAGAAACCCCGAAGTGGGCGCATTTCTTCTCTCGATCTCTTACGAGGGGTGGCGATTCTGGGCACCTTCGGGACGAACGTGTTCCTCTTCGCACACCCAGGCGGGCCGGCGGGTTTCTTCCAGGACTTCGTCGGCACCGCGAACGGCATGGCGGAGCAAGTCGAAGTCGGCATCCGGTCGCTGACCAACGGCAAGTTCCTCGCTCTGCTCACGATCCTGTTCGGCGTCGGCCTGGAATTGCAGTACCAGTCCGCCCGGAGACGCGGTGTTTCCTGGCCGGGCAGGTACCCGCTCCGAGCGGGCATCCTCTTCATGGAAGGTGTCGCGCACTACCTGCTCGTTTTCGAAGGCGACGTGCTCATGGCGTACGGGCTCACTTCGCTGCTCGTCGCGTACCTCGTCGGCCGGAGCGATCGGGTCGTCCGCAACGTCGTCGTCGCGGTAGGTGGGGTGTACGCCACGCTCATCCTCGCCGCGACCGCGCTGCTCGTGGCCGGGCCCGGCGTTTCCAGTGAGCCGACCCCGGTCGACCCCGCCACGACGGCCAGTTGGCCCGCGCAGGTCGCCGTCCGTCTCGATGAGTTCCTTGTGTTGCGAGGGGAAATCATCATGATCGTGCCCTCCGCCGTCGTCCTGTTCCTGCTCGGTTCACGACTGCGGAGGGCCGGTGTCTTCGACGACACGGAGAAAGGCGCGCGACTTCGTGCCCGGCTACTCGTACTCGGCTTCGCCGTCGGGTTGCCACTGAACGTGCTGACCGGTTTCAGCGGACCGGACTGGCTGCTCGTCGACAGGTACCTGTTGCCACCACTCGTCGCCCTGGGGCTGCTCGCCCTGGTCACCCATCTTTCGCTCCGGATGCGCGCGGAGCCGGGTGCCGTCCGAAGTGGACTGATCGCGGTCGGGCGGACGGCTCTCTCCTGTTACGTTCTCCAGAACGTGCTGGCCGGTGCCCTGTGTTACGGCTGGGGTCTGGGACTCGCCGAGCGTTTCGCGGACGCCCGCCCGTGGTGGATCGTCGGCCTCTGGGCCTTCGTCGGGCTGCTGAACGTCGCCTTCGCCGTCGTGTGGCTTCGACGCTTCGACCGTGGCCCCCTCGAACTGCTCATGCACCGCCTCTACGCCCCACGGCGGCAGGCCAAAGCGTGAAACCGAGCTCACTGGGGCAGCGTTCGCCACCTCTGGGTCGAACACTGCCCTCATGGCCGAGTCATCGACCGCCCGTACCCGGGGGCCGGAGCCGCGTGGATGCCGGTGCCGTACTCGTACCGCAAGTCGTTGTCCTCGATGAAACGCGCCGCGTTCGGCAGTACCGGGTGCGAACCGATCTTGCTCACGGCCATCCGGCGAATGGCTCGGTTGAGCCTGCCGGAGGCGCTGGTGACCGCCGGCCAATTCCACTCATCGGGGTCACCGAGTCGCGGCAAGGTCGCCGCCCATGCCGCGGCCCGCTTCTCGGTGTTGTGGTTCGTATGACTCCATCGCAGCTCCTGCGCGCCGACAGCCACGGCGTGGTAGAGCTGGATGAGCCCCCACCCTTCGCAGCAGTAGCGGAAGGTGGCGTCGGGATGCACTCCCGGGAGGAAATCTATCCGAGTCGGGACGGGACCCGGTCCCGACCCGACGGCGAACAACGCCAGGCTTCGTCCTGGTCGACCGTCTGGGACCTCTGCGGCGGTGTGGAACTCGCGCAGCTCTCGGTCCAACTCCGAGTCCGACTCGAAGACACGGAACAAGCCGAGATCGAACACGGTCTCGAGAACCGAGGACCAATCGTCGTCAACGGCGTAGAAGTCGAGGTTCGGCACGATCCCACTATCGTGGCCCGCGACGAAGGTCCGCGATGGGGCCCGGGTTTCGCTCTAGCAGGAGCGCTCTCCGGGTCGAGTGGCTCCGCCTGCGAGGAACGGGGTCAGGAGACGAAGCAGTTCTCCTGGCCGGTCCAGCGGAATGATGTGGCCGCAGTCCTGGACGACGTGAGCGGTGAGGTCGTCGGCGATGGGTCGCAACTGTCGTTCCAGCGCGCGGCCGACCGGATGGGCACCGATCGCCATCGTGGGCATGGTGAGCCTGCCGGCCGCCACGGCCTCGCCGATCTGGCGGGCCGTGGTCGGCATGGCGCGATAGTAGGAAAAAGCGCAGCGCAGGGCGTCGTGACCGGTGTAGGCGTCGACGAAGGCATCGCGGATTTCGGGTGACACGCCGCGTCCGAGGGTGCCCGTGGTGAGAAACCAGTCGAGGTACTCCGCCTCGTGTCCGATGAGGACGGTCTCGCCGAGGCCCGGCACGGCGTGGAACCCGAACCACCATGGCGGGCCGCCGGCGAGGAAGTCCTCGGCACCCGGCAACGAACCCAGCAGCGACTCCATCACCACGAGACGCCGCACCAGATCCGGACGCCGCATGGCGAGCAGGAAGGCGACCGGGGTGCCTGCGTCGATGGCGACAACCGCCGCGGTGGGTTCAGCGAGGGCGTCGAGGATGCTTTCCGCGTCCGTGGCCAGTGTTTCCGCGTCGAAGCCCGCCGCGGCCCGGGTGCTGGCGCCGAGTCCGCGCAGATCCGGGGCGATGACCCGGTGGTGCTCGGCCAGCGGGCCGATGATCTCGGTCCAGAGCCGCCAGGTGTGCGGGAAGCCGTGCAACAACAGAACGGCGGACCCCGTTCCTGCCACGGCCGCGTTGGCCTGGATGCCGTTGACGGTGATCCGCCGTAGCTCGACGTCGGTCTCGGGTGTGTCGGGCACGTCGCCTCCGCTGTGGTTACCATTGGTTACCAGAAAACCGTAGGTAACTTCGACGGTGCCGCCAAGACGGCACTTTTCCCTCAGGTGGTGAGCTCCAGGTGACCTCCCCGGTCCGGGGCGACTTGTTCGACCCCGAGTGCCCGACCCGGCGGCTTCTGGACCGCATCGGCACGAAATGGACGTCGATGGTGGTCAAGGTCCTCGCGGAGGCGGCCCCGCACGAGGTCCGTTTCGCCGAGTTGCGGCGACGGATTCCGGGCGTTTCCCAGAAAATGCTGTCGGTGACACTGCACAGCCTGGTCCGCGACGGCCTCGCCGTCCGCCGGGTGGAACCCACCGTGCCACCCCGCGTGCACTATCGGCTCACCGAACTCGGCCTGTCCCTCGAAGTCCCGCTGGCGGCCCTGCGGATCTGGGCCGAGGAGCACATGGCCCGGATCGACCACGCCAACGCGATCAGCGATGCCGGGTCCGCCGCAGGAGGATGAGACGGCATCGCCCTTCACCCAACCTGTGTCAGGCCCGCTTGCGGCTCGCGATCTCGTCAGAGAGTTGCTGAACACGGGCGGGGTCCGCATCCCGGGCAAGGGCGACGTAGTGGTCCATGACGGCAGGCCGGTAGCGCACGGGCAACGTCTGTCCTGGGGCGAGTCGGGTGAGCTCGGTGATCGTGAGGTCTTCGTCCGCGATGCCGCGGAACGAGATACCGCCGGCGGTCTCCACGTCGAACATCAGGACCACGCGCGGATTACTGTTGACCTCCCGCCAGTCGACGAGCACGCCGAGCGCAAGCGCCCCCGTACGCAGTTCCGCATTGCGCTTCCGTGCGTCACCGCTCAGGACCGGGTTCGGGGCGACGCCCGGGAAGCCGGGCCCGACGCCGAGCGATTCCCGACTCAGGTCGGGCCTGAGCTGCGCCATCAAATCGTTCAGATCGTTGCGCTTCTTCTTCCGACCGAACACGCTGCCCCCTCCACACGCCGGCACTGGAATCTCGGGCCTGGCGCTTCGCCCTCGCCGCGATCGTACGTCGCGGCCGTTCCCGGCTTCCGCCGCATCGCCTCGTCAGACAAGCCCTAGTCCTTTTGGCCAATACGAAGGCGGCCCGGAACCATTCTCGCGCTCGATGTGCGCCCGGCCGTCGGTCAACAGAATGGGATTCACTAACAGCTCGTGACCGACTACCGGTCGCATCGTTCGGAGGAGGGTTATCAGATGGGGAAGACGTGGTCCATCGCGCTCGCGATCGGCCTCCTGGGGACAGGGGTGCTCGCAGGGGTGCCGGCGGGCGCTTCACCAGGCGGGGTGCGGTGGGGGCCTTGTCCGGCCGACGCCGCCGCCCCGGGCCTGGAGTGCTCGACGATCAAGGTCCCGCTGGACCACCGGGCACCCGAGGGACAGCAGATCGACGTCGCCATCTCCAGGTTGGCCAGCAAGAACCCCGAGAAGCGCCGCGGGATCCTGCTGACCAACCCCGGCGGGCCTTCTCCCGGGCTGAAGTTCCCGGCGGAGTTGGCCGCGGCGAAGCTGCCGCAGAGCGTGCTGGACAGCTACGACTTGATCGGCTTCGACCCGCGCGGCTTCGGGCACAGCACTCCGGTGACCTGCGACCTGACACCGGAGCAGCAAGCGGTCGGCAACGTCCCGCCTTACGCGCGCAATGCCGCCGACGTGGCGAAGCGGGCAGAGCAGTCGAAGGCCATCGCACAGCAGTGCGCCACCTCGAAGACTTCGTGGCTGCTGCCACACATCAGCACGGCCGACACCGCGCGCGACATGGACCGGATCCGTGCCGCACTCGGCGAGGAGAAGACTTCGTTCGCCGGCTACTCGTGGGGTACCTACCTCGGCGCGGTGTACACGACACTGTTCCCGCAGCGCGGCGACAGGATCATCCTCGACAGCAACGTCCACCCGACCGGCTGGGACTACGCCAACGACCGGCTTTACGCCCAGGGCTTCGACGACCGCTTCCCGGACTTCGCGAAGTTCGCGGCCGCTCAAGACGGCACCTACCACTTGGGCTCCACGCCCGAAAAGATCACCGCCAAGTACTTCGAACTCGCCGGGCGGCTGGACAGGAAACCCGAGCAGGACGTCGATGGCGCGACCTTCCGGATGCTCACCTACGGATTCCTCTTCAGCAACGCGGGCATGCCGCTGGTGGCCAAGATCTGGCAGGCGATCGACACCGGCCAGCCGCTCCCGCCCATCGGTTCCGGCGAAGGCACCGTGTCCAATGTGGACAATATGATCTCCGGACGCTACTACACGATCTGCGCCGACTCGCGCTGGCCGCGGTCGGTGGCCACCTACCAGGCCACCGTCGCGCTCGACAGGCTCCGCCACCCGATGTTCGGCGCCGCCGGGGCCAACGTCCAGCCCTGCGCGTTCTGGCAGTCGCCCGCCGCACCTCCGGTGCGCGTCGGAGACCAGGGCCCGTCGAACGTGCTCATGCTGCAGAACGAGCGCGACCCGGCGACACCACTGGCCGGTGCGAAACGTCTGCGGCAGGCGTTCGGTGATCGGGCCCGTATGGTCACCGTCGACGCGGGCGGGCACGGCGTCTACCCGTACGTCGGGAACCACTGCGCCGACACCGCGGCGACCGCGTTCTTGACCACGGGTCAGCGCCCGGAGCGCGACCTCGCGTGCGCGGCCGAACCCCGTTGAGAGCCGGGTGACGCCAGGCATGATGATCACCTCGACGGACAAGGCTGCAGGAAGGACGACCCGTGCTCTCGACCATCACCCCGCGGCCGGTCCGTGGTCTGGTGATCGCCGAGGTCGTGATCTTGGCCGGGCTGAATCTCGAACAGCTCGTGCGACGCATCATTCTGCATGGCCCCACCACCGCGGGTGAGCTCTTCTACTTCGTGGTGGGCGTGATGATCGCCGTGCCCGCGCTGCTGCGCCGCCGCTTCCCGGAGCGGACCGCGACGCTGGCAGGTGCGGGGATCGCGCTCTCGCTGATCTGCAGCGCGGCGGGCTTCCTCGGGAAACCCGCCGCGCAGATCGATGGTGATCCCGAGATCCTGGCGTTGATGCTGCTGACCGGGGCGGCCTGCCATCGGCTGCCCCGGTCACTCGCCGGAGTGCTCGCGGTCCTCAGCGGCCTGGCGATGGCGGCCGCCCCTGTCCTGCGGTACGGAGACTCCTCCGCCGTGCTGACGGTCGCTGTGCTGTGGGCCTTGTTGTGGGGCGGCAGCATCATGGTCGGCCTGATCCTGCGCGACGGCGACGCCCGCCGTGAGGCCGCGCTGGTGGCCGCCCGCGAGCGGGAGCGGCTCGAGCTGGCGCGGGAGCTGCACGACCTGGTCGCCCACCACATCACCGGGGTCGTGGTGCGCACGCAAGCCGCGGGCGTGATCCTGGCCGACGGTCCCGAACATGATCTGATCAAGGAAATCGAGCACGCCGGAGCGGAAGCCCTGGGCGCGGTGCGACGGCTGGTCATGATGTTGCGCGACCCCGGGCACGCAACTCCCGTCGTCACGGGCGACCTGGTGAAGACCGTCGAAGCCGCGGCCGGCGAGCAGGAAGGCGTCACCTTGCGACTGGCTCCCGGGCTGGCGAACCTCGCGATCGCGCCGGAAACGGTGTCGACCGTCCACCGCGTGGTGCTCGAATCGTTGACGAACGTGCGCAAGCACGCGGCGGACGCTCGCGCCATCACGGTCACCGTCGAGCCCGCCGAGGACCGGCGGCACCTCCGGGTCGAGGTCGTCAACGACGGGCTGCGGCCGAGCCGCACGCGCCGCTCGGCGGGTGGATACGGGCTGATCGGGATGGGCGAGCGGATCGCCGCTCTCGACGGCAGGCTGTCGGCCGGTGAACACGGCGAGCGCGGCTGGCGAGTCCTCGCCGAACTGCCCCTGCCAGGCGGAGCGGCGGTGACCCGATGACACTGCGTGTCCTGCTGGCCGACGACCAAGCCATGGTGCGCACGGGATTCCGGCTCATCCTGGAGCGCGTACCCGGTATCGAGGTCGTAGGCGAAGCGGAAAACGGCGAACAGGCCGTCGCGCTGGCCCGCGATCTCCGCCCCGACGTCACCCTGATGGACATCCGGATGCCGCTGGTCGACGGCCTCACCGCCACCCGGCAACTGGCGGGCCCCGAGGTCCGGAATCCGTTGCGGGTCCTGGTCGTCACCACCTTCGACCTCGACGAACTGGTGCACGAAGCACTGTGCTCCGGCGCCTGCGGATTCCTCCTCAAGGACGCCGGTCCCGGCCTGCTGGTGGAAGCCGTTCACGCGGCCGCGAACGGCGAAGCCCT contains these protein-coding regions:
- a CDS encoding alpha/beta fold hydrolase: MPDTPETDVELRRITVNGIQANAAVAGTGSAVLLLHGFPHTWRLWTEIIGPLAEHHRVIAPDLRGLGASTRAAAGFDAETLATDAESILDALAEPTAAVVAIDAGTPVAFLLAMRRPDLVRRLVVMESLLGSLPGAEDFLAGGPPWWFGFHAVPGLGETVLIGHEAEYLDWFLTTGTLGRGVSPEIRDAFVDAYTGHDALRCAFSYYRAMPTTARQIGEAVAAGRLTMPTMAIGAHPVGRALERQLRPIADDLTAHVVQDCGHIIPLDRPGELLRLLTPFLAGGATRPGERSC
- a CDS encoding alpha/beta hydrolase; the encoded protein is MGKTWSIALAIGLLGTGVLAGVPAGASPGGVRWGPCPADAAAPGLECSTIKVPLDHRAPEGQQIDVAISRLASKNPEKRRGILLTNPGGPSPGLKFPAELAAAKLPQSVLDSYDLIGFDPRGFGHSTPVTCDLTPEQQAVGNVPPYARNAADVAKRAEQSKAIAQQCATSKTSWLLPHISTADTARDMDRIRAALGEEKTSFAGYSWGTYLGAVYTTLFPQRGDRIILDSNVHPTGWDYANDRLYAQGFDDRFPDFAKFAAAQDGTYHLGSTPEKITAKYFELAGRLDRKPEQDVDGATFRMLTYGFLFSNAGMPLVAKIWQAIDTGQPLPPIGSGEGTVSNVDNMISGRYYTICADSRWPRSVATYQATVALDRLRHPMFGAAGANVQPCAFWQSPAAPPVRVGDQGPSNVLMLQNERDPATPLAGAKRLRQAFGDRARMVTVDAGGHGVYPYVGNHCADTAATAFLTTGQRPERDLACAAEPR
- a CDS encoding FAD-dependent monooxygenase, yielding MDTDVVISGAGPTGLLLGTELALAGVRVRILERQKKRHDQSRALTLHPRSVEILDLRGIADRFLALGHTVPSWHFAGLSRRLDFSALDTRHGYTLFLEQARTERLLEERARELGIEISYGHEVVSLTQDGDGVDVTGVGPDGDFALRAAYLVGCDGGRSPVRESAGIGFPGSDGTMSAMLGDFAVTDKEAIAAAGQVSLLIVPLTSGLTRFVLTDPKRMRVPATEPVTFEEFREALVDVAGTSFGIAEPHWLSRFGNATRLAETYRAGRVFLAGDAAHIHFPAAGQGLNTGLQDAMNLGWKLAADLNGWAPPGLLDTYHGERFPVGELVTDNTQVQTLLLELTLVPDYQRPVTALRELLDSLLEIPEVNTRLAGLVSALATSYPSPGADPLVGTRMPDLSLASADRRVSELMHSGKFGYVDFTGDGAAQVADGWEDRVTVATGGDRSWAEDVSEVLVRPDGHIAWVRRENDPPDAAVREARISAWAGTPERAAMKVRPREAAL
- a CDS encoding histidine kinase: MLSTITPRPVRGLVIAEVVILAGLNLEQLVRRIILHGPTTAGELFYFVVGVMIAVPALLRRRFPERTATLAGAGIALSLICSAAGFLGKPAAQIDGDPEILALMLLTGAACHRLPRSLAGVLAVLSGLAMAAAPVLRYGDSSAVLTVAVLWALLWGGSIMVGLILRDGDARREAALVAARERERLELARELHDLVAHHITGVVVRTQAAGVILADGPEHDLIKEIEHAGAEALGAVRRLVMMLRDPGHATPVVTGDLVKTVEAAAGEQEGVTLRLAPGLANLAIAPETVSTVHRVVLESLTNVRKHAADARAITVTVEPAEDRRHLRVEVVNDGLRPSRTRRSAGGYGLIGMGERIAALDGRLSAGEHGERGWRVLAELPLPGGAAVTR
- a CDS encoding response regulator, whose protein sequence is MTLRVLLADDQAMVRTGFRLILERVPGIEVVGEAENGEQAVALARDLRPDVTLMDIRMPLVDGLTATRQLAGPEVRNPLRVLVVTTFDLDELVHEALCSGACGFLLKDAGPGLLVEAVHAAANGEALVSPSITTRLLAHFTDSPIRRRTRRADPPLSQRELDVTRAIARGRTNAEIATELTISLSTVKTHLASIQRKIAARNRTEIAVWAWESGLVRQV
- a CDS encoding TetR/AcrR family transcriptional regulator, whose amino-acid sequence is MTAHQPRTRGRPPAADRAHVTAAALRLLDEAGLDALTMRKLATAVGVQVGTLYGYFPTKRDLLTAMAEAMLNGCRDAAEGAAQPRERVWALAKSLRAALLSHRDGARVYAGTHATGPNTLGLAEALNGALREAGLEASAAMRTALLIIHFTTGHVLEEQATVQPGSELPVEIDGLRQAIRHGDYPYLAEGQDHLTGMDFAGLFDQGLRLLTAEL
- a CDS encoding DUF418 domain-containing protein, yielding MIHRTSAVAAAQKPRSGRISSLDLLRGVAILGTFGTNVFLFAHPGGPAGFFQDFVGTANGMAEQVEVGIRSLTNGKFLALLTILFGVGLELQYQSARRRGVSWPGRYPLRAGILFMEGVAHYLLVFEGDVLMAYGLTSLLVAYLVGRSDRVVRNVVVAVGGVYATLILAATALLVAGPGVSSEPTPVDPATTASWPAQVAVRLDEFLVLRGEIIMIVPSAVVLFLLGSRLRRAGVFDDTEKGARLRARLLVLGFAVGLPLNVLTGFSGPDWLLVDRYLLPPLVALGLLALVTHLSLRMRAEPGAVRSGLIAVGRTALSCYVLQNVLAGALCYGWGLGLAERFADARPWWIVGLWAFVGLLNVAFAVVWLRRFDRGPLELLMHRLYAPRRQAKA
- a CDS encoding winged helix-turn-helix transcriptional regulator, yielding MTSPVRGDLFDPECPTRRLLDRIGTKWTSMVVKVLAEAAPHEVRFAELRRRIPGVSQKMLSVTLHSLVRDGLAVRRVEPTVPPRVHYRLTELGLSLEVPLAALRIWAEEHMARIDHANAISDAGSAAGG